A window of Strix aluco isolate bStrAlu1 chromosome 2, bStrAlu1.hap1, whole genome shotgun sequence contains these coding sequences:
- the SH3BGR gene encoding SH3 domain-binding glutamic acid-rich protein isoform X2: MVIKVFVATSSGSTAIKKKQQEVVGFLEANKIDFQQMDIAGDEDNRKWMRENVPGEKKPQNGIPLPPQIFNEERYCGETEKSDATDETEAHMEDKADEGAHEEAQSAQSPSEDQQESKEEHAATGEEEKQEEGEEKQEEVEEQEES; the protein is encoded by the exons AtcaaaaagaaacagcaagaagTAGTGGGCTTTTTAGAAGCCAACAAGATTGACTTTCAGCAAATGGACATAGCAGGTGATGAAGACAACAGGAAATGGATGAGAGAGAATGTCCCAGGtgaaaaaaagcctcaaaatgGAATTCCTCTCCCTCCACAGATCTTCAATGAGGAGCGGTACTGTGGG GAGACAGAAAAGTCTGATGCCACAGACGAAACTGAGGCACACATGGAAGACAAGGCAGATGAAGGGGCTCATGAAGAGGCTCAGTCTGCTCAGTCACCATCAGAAGATCAACAG GAAAGCAAGGAAGAACATGCAGCAACAGGG gaagaagaaaagcaggaagagggagaagaaaagcaggaagaggtggaggagcaAGAAGAGTCTTAG
- the SH3BGR gene encoding SH3 domain-binding glutamic acid-rich protein isoform X1, with product MVIKVFVATSSGSTAIKKKQQEVVGFLEANKIDFQQMDIAGDEDNRKWMRENVPGEKKPQNGIPLPPQIFNEERYCGDFESFFSAKEENIIYSFLGLAPPPGTKETEKSDATDETEAHMEDKADEGAHEEAQSAQSPSEDQQESKEEHAATGEEEKQEEGEEKQEEVEEQEES from the exons AtcaaaaagaaacagcaagaagTAGTGGGCTTTTTAGAAGCCAACAAGATTGACTTTCAGCAAATGGACATAGCAGGTGATGAAGACAACAGGAAATGGATGAGAGAGAATGTCCCAGGtgaaaaaaagcctcaaaatgGAATTCCTCTCCCTCCACAGATCTTCAATGAGGAGCGGTACTGTGGG gattttgaatcctttttctctgctaaagaagaaaatattatttattcattcctGGGTCTTGCTCCTCCTCCAGGCACAAAG GAGACAGAAAAGTCTGATGCCACAGACGAAACTGAGGCACACATGGAAGACAAGGCAGATGAAGGGGCTCATGAAGAGGCTCAGTCTGCTCAGTCACCATCAGAAGATCAACAG GAAAGCAAGGAAGAACATGCAGCAACAGGG gaagaagaaaagcaggaagagggagaagaaaagcaggaagaggtggaggagcaAGAAGAGTCTTAG